A genomic segment from Alteribacillus bidgolensis encodes:
- the hemL gene encoding glutamate-1-semialdehyde 2,1-aminomutase, translating to MRSFEKSQAAYNKAEPLMPGGVNSPVRAYKSVDHAPVYMTEGKGSKIKDLDENEYIDYVLSWGPLIRGHADDHVVEQLKKVTEKGTSFGTSHEMETKLAELVIDRVPSVEVIRMVNSGTEATMSALRLARGFTGRDKIIKMEGCYHGHGDSLLIKAGSGVATLGLPDSPGVPGSIAQNTLTVPYNDLDSLKLAFEKYGEEIAAVIMEPVAGNMGVVTPEEGFLQNVRQITEQNGSLLIFDEVMTGFRTGYNCAQGVFGVIPDLTCLGKVIGGGLPVGAYGGRREIMEQIAPSGPIYQAGTLSGNPLAMTAGFETLNQMTPEHYDTFDNLGKQLADGLGEAASKHDIPYHINRAGSMIGFFFTNEKVVDFDTAKSSDLDLFGKYFREMMQQGISLPPSQFEGMFLSTAHTEEDISKTVEAAENAFSKIK from the coding sequence ATGAGATCGTTCGAAAAATCCCAGGCTGCTTATAATAAAGCTGAGCCATTAATGCCTGGCGGTGTAAACAGTCCGGTAAGAGCGTATAAATCTGTAGATCACGCCCCTGTCTACATGACGGAAGGTAAAGGATCTAAAATAAAAGATTTAGATGAAAATGAATATATTGATTATGTTCTTTCCTGGGGTCCCCTTATTCGTGGACATGCGGATGATCATGTTGTGGAACAATTAAAAAAAGTAACTGAAAAAGGAACCAGTTTTGGCACTTCCCATGAGATGGAAACGAAATTGGCTGAGCTTGTCATTGATCGTGTTCCGTCTGTAGAAGTGATTCGTATGGTAAACTCCGGAACCGAGGCAACCATGAGTGCGCTCCGTTTAGCACGTGGATTTACCGGAAGGGACAAAATTATAAAAATGGAAGGCTGCTACCATGGTCACGGTGATTCTTTACTTATTAAAGCAGGCTCAGGTGTAGCAACATTGGGACTCCCGGACAGCCCGGGTGTGCCAGGATCGATTGCGCAAAATACATTAACGGTGCCGTATAATGACCTTGATAGTTTGAAACTTGCTTTTGAGAAGTACGGAGAAGAAATTGCAGCTGTTATTATGGAACCTGTTGCAGGTAATATGGGTGTGGTAACACCGGAAGAAGGTTTTCTCCAAAACGTTCGTCAAATAACAGAACAAAACGGCAGTCTGCTTATTTTTGATGAAGTGATGACTGGTTTTCGTACGGGGTATAATTGTGCTCAAGGAGTATTCGGAGTAATCCCTGATTTAACGTGTCTTGGAAAAGTAATCGGCGGAGGGCTTCCAGTCGGCGCTTACGGCGGCAGAAGAGAAATCATGGAACAAATTGCTCCGAGCGGTCCGATTTATCAAGCGGGTACTTTATCAGGAAATCCACTCGCTATGACAGCTGGATTTGAAACACTAAATCAAATGACTCCAGAACACTACGACACTTTTGATAATTTAGGAAAACAGCTCGCAGACGGGCTAGGTGAAGCGGCTTCTAAACATGACATCCCTTATCATATAAACAGAGCAGGTTCTATGATTGGTTTTTTCTTTACAAATGAAAAAGTAGTAGATTTTGATACAGCTAAATCCTCGGATCTCGATTTATTTGGAAAATACTTTAGAGAAATGATGCAGCAAGGAATTTCATTGCCGCCTTCTCAATTTGAAGGTATGTTCCTTTCTACTGCTCATACAGAAGAGGACATTTCAAAGACAGTAGAAGCAGCAGAAAATGCTTTTTCGAAAATAAAATAA
- a CDS encoding phosphotransferase: MKGNIEYILQRYPIHPIRVQTFDKIAKVEAEEGTFALKETQLNNQQAERFLQTLRFFEKQQMKTVVPVLRTNYGEWCSNENEMMYYLTPWGSECRGLQHETEFFKALAIFHRSTEYKETIPENVWKEQGELFKKERDQKLLKLEAMADSIEKKRYYSPFELAFLIHFPFLYNLHKDSLYWYDKWERTAAENERLRMVRCHGRPSPDHLVIDEKRNYRFINLEHTADGHPLHDIAWLYRSCMKERMWEPIQAYPWIKTYDHHFPFKAGDEALLKSQLLDETSMYPFLLRASHRTLADEHTLTFQLEERIWMLEKIKQDLDTWPDLSEDKEE, translated from the coding sequence ATGAAGGGTAATATCGAATATATTCTTCAACGTTATCCTATCCATCCAATTCGTGTGCAAACATTTGATAAAATAGCAAAAGTAGAAGCGGAAGAAGGCACATTTGCGTTGAAAGAAACCCAATTAAACAATCAACAGGCGGAGCGTTTTCTACAGACGCTCCGTTTCTTTGAAAAACAACAAATGAAAACAGTGGTGCCAGTACTTCGAACCAACTATGGTGAATGGTGCAGCAATGAAAATGAAATGATGTATTACTTGACGCCATGGGGGTCAGAATGCCGAGGACTGCAGCATGAAACAGAATTTTTTAAGGCTTTGGCGATTTTTCATCGTTCCACTGAATACAAAGAAACCATTCCAGAAAATGTTTGGAAAGAACAAGGAGAACTTTTTAAAAAAGAACGGGACCAAAAGCTGCTTAAACTAGAAGCTATGGCGGATAGTATAGAAAAAAAGCGCTATTATTCTCCATTTGAACTAGCGTTTCTTATACATTTTCCGTTTTTATATAATCTGCATAAAGATTCCTTGTACTGGTACGATAAATGGGAAAGGACAGCTGCAGAAAATGAGAGGCTTCGAATGGTACGTTGTCATGGCAGACCCTCGCCTGATCATCTCGTCATAGATGAAAAAAGAAATTACAGGTTTATTAATCTCGAACACACAGCAGATGGGCATCCTTTACATGACATCGCATGGCTTTACCGCTCCTGTATGAAAGAAAGAATGTGGGAACCTATTCAGGCTTATCCGTGGATAAAAACGTACGATCACCATTTCCCATTCAAAGCTGGGGATGAGGCGCTTCTAAAAAGTCAGCTGCTAGATGAAACGAGCATGTACCCATTTTTATTAAGAGCAAGCCACCGTACTCTCGCAGATGAACATACCTTAACTTTCCAATTAGAAGAACGAATTTGGATGTTAGAAAAAATAAAACAAGATCTCGATACTTGGCCTGATTTATCCGAAGATAAAGAAGAATAA
- a CDS encoding serine protease — MLSKVQEIEEEMKQSKAYLAFLENRLKEIQQNCHHHFEGNSYYEKCIKCHKIEVLYY; from the coding sequence ATGTTGTCAAAGGTCCAAGAAATTGAAGAGGAAATGAAACAGTCTAAAGCCTATCTTGCTTTTTTGGAAAACCGCTTAAAAGAAATCCAGCAAAACTGTCATCACCATTTTGAAGGCAATTCGTATTATGAGAAATGTATAAAGTGTCATAAAATAGAAGTTTTATATTACTAA
- the hemB gene encoding porphobilinogen synthase yields MNEIEFNRHRRLRRSSGLRAMVRESVLRKEDLIYPIFVVEGENVKNEVPSMPGVHQVSLDYLKEEMDKLEARGILSVIVFGVPAHKDDCGTEAYTENGIVQRAIRQIKEENPSLTVIADTCLCQYTDHGHCGVIDNGIILNDSSLELLTKTAVSQAKAGADVIAPSNMMDGFTAAIRKGLDEAGFSDIPVMSYAVKYASAFYGPFRDAAHSSPSFGDRKTYQMDPPNRLEALREAKSDVSEGADFLIVKPALSYLDIVREVKNETGLPVVAYNVSGEYAMIKAAAQNGWIDEKEVVMEKLTSMKRAGADLIVTYFALDAAKWIVEDH; encoded by the coding sequence ATGAACGAAATCGAGTTTAACAGACACCGACGGCTGCGCCGGTCTTCTGGTCTTCGTGCGATGGTAAGAGAAAGCGTTCTCCGTAAAGAAGATTTGATTTATCCGATTTTTGTGGTAGAAGGAGAAAATGTAAAAAATGAAGTACCGTCCATGCCGGGGGTCCACCAAGTCTCTTTAGATTATTTAAAAGAAGAAATGGATAAGTTGGAAGCCCGCGGTATTCTTTCCGTTATTGTTTTCGGTGTACCTGCTCATAAAGATGATTGCGGTACAGAAGCTTACACAGAGAACGGTATCGTTCAAAGAGCGATTCGGCAGATTAAAGAAGAAAATCCCAGCCTCACGGTGATTGCCGATACGTGTCTTTGTCAGTATACCGACCATGGACATTGCGGCGTTATTGACAATGGTATTATATTAAATGATTCATCGCTTGAACTATTAACGAAAACAGCTGTATCACAAGCAAAAGCTGGAGCAGATGTTATTGCTCCTTCTAATATGATGGATGGATTTACCGCTGCTATTCGGAAAGGACTAGATGAGGCAGGGTTCAGCGACATTCCTGTTATGTCCTATGCGGTAAAATATGCGTCCGCCTTTTATGGTCCATTCCGGGACGCAGCGCACAGTTCTCCTTCTTTCGGCGACCGAAAAACCTATCAAATGGACCCTCCGAACCGTTTAGAAGCACTGAGAGAAGCAAAATCGGACGTAAGCGAAGGAGCAGACTTTTTAATCGTAAAACCAGCTTTGTCCTACCTTGATATCGTTCGAGAAGTGAAAAATGAAACTGGTCTTCCCGTTGTTGCTTACAACGTTTCTGGTGAATATGCCATGATAAAAGCTGCAGCTCAAAATGGCTGGATTGATGAGAAGGAAGTAGTTATGGAAAAACTAACTAGTATGAAGCGAGCTGGCGCAGACTTAATCGTCACTTACTTTGCCTTAGATGCTGCCAAATGGATAGTCGAAGACCATTAA
- the spoVID gene encoding stage VI sporulation protein D, whose translation MGAERSSALTFNLEESVWLDKGQKMKELLSLGLEPDIRIEEKMDYVAIKGGLHLKGEYRPLEEERNEEPTDDNPSPQYVEEDDQRDDGIGEIKHFFPVDVTIPLNRIHNLDDIYVQIDGFDYDLPEPDCIQLTADVSITGMKNEETAREEEQSEPLTAPEPMPRWDIEAKYQPEEAAPPDFPRPYDRTFSSYFQTSHENVTEETEEEAFNEGEGLKSDEEKENEEFSTETEEEIIEDRNNEISDNEQEDNEQEEDQIDNQSVEAKEQQESSSPIVTSFHSRDETESENVQTIEPSAEDIEEVDTVQTEQEDSSEEESTSPSMSDRDDNALYLTKVMTKGEEEFSRVKMCIIQENESLDTIAERYDITISHLVRYNRLDNEHLEEGQILYIPASAAGSNKNEG comes from the coding sequence ATGGGAGCTGAACGTTCATCAGCACTTACTTTTAATTTAGAAGAATCAGTGTGGCTCGATAAAGGACAGAAAATGAAGGAATTGCTGTCGCTGGGACTTGAACCGGATATTCGGATTGAAGAAAAAATGGATTATGTTGCAATTAAAGGGGGACTTCATTTAAAAGGGGAATATCGTCCACTTGAAGAAGAGAGAAATGAGGAACCAACAGATGATAATCCTTCTCCTCAATATGTAGAAGAAGATGACCAAAGAGATGATGGTATTGGTGAAATTAAACACTTTTTTCCGGTGGATGTAACCATACCATTAAATCGGATTCATAACCTTGATGATATTTATGTGCAAATAGATGGATTTGATTATGATTTACCAGAACCTGATTGTATTCAACTAACAGCTGATGTAAGTATTACGGGTATGAAAAATGAAGAAACAGCACGTGAAGAAGAACAAAGTGAACCGCTCACCGCGCCAGAGCCTATGCCTCGGTGGGATATAGAGGCAAAATATCAGCCAGAAGAAGCTGCACCACCAGATTTTCCACGTCCATATGACCGCACTTTTTCTTCTTATTTTCAAACGTCTCATGAAAATGTGACAGAAGAAACAGAAGAAGAGGCGTTTAACGAGGGAGAAGGTTTAAAATCAGATGAAGAAAAAGAGAACGAAGAATTTTCAACAGAAACAGAAGAAGAAATTATAGAGGATAGGAACAACGAAATATCAGATAATGAACAAGAAGATAATGAACAAGAAGAGGATCAAATAGATAACCAATCTGTGGAAGCAAAAGAACAACAGGAAAGCAGCTCCCCTATTGTTACCTCTTTTCACAGTCGTGATGAAACGGAATCAGAGAACGTTCAAACAATAGAGCCAAGCGCTGAGGATATAGAAGAAGTGGATACAGTACAAACAGAACAGGAAGACAGCAGCGAGGAAGAATCAACAAGTCCATCGATGTCGGACCGCGATGACAATGCCTTGTATTTAACAAAAGTCATGACGAAAGGAGAAGAAGAATTTTCACGAGTGAAAATGTGCATCATACAAGAAAACGAATCACTAGATACCATTGCTGAACGCTATGATATTACAATCAGCCATCTTGTCCGTTACAATCGCCTGGACAATGAGCATTTAGAAGAAGGGCAAATTTTATATATTCCGGCATCCGCTGCAGGAAGTAATAAAAATGAAGGGTAA
- the thiC gene encoding phosphomethylpyrimidine synthase ThiC, with amino-acid sequence MSTSSLNEKNISIMSSFSGSKKIYVEGSRSDIQVPMREIELSPTTGSFGEEDNPPLRVYDTSGPYTDAEYSVDISKGLPAIRSKWIHERADVEEYEGRNMKPEDNGYNDENDPRTNHQVFPNLKRKPIRAKQGGNVTQLHYAKQGIITPEMEFIAIRENMDPAFVRDEVAKGRAIIPANINHPETEPMIIGRNFHVKINANIGNSAVSSSIEEEVEKMTWATRWGADNIMDLSTGKNIHKTREWIIRNSAVPVGTVPIYQALEKVNGVAEDLTWEVYRDTLIEQAEQGVDYFTIHAGVLLRYVPLTAKRLTGIVSRGGSIMAQWCLYHHKESFLYTHFEEICEIMKTYDIAFSLGDGLRPGSIADANDEAQFAELDTLGELTKIAWEHDVQVMVEGPGHVPMHLIKENMDKQLETCEEAPFYTLGPLTTDIAPGYDHITSAIGAAMIGWYGTAMLCYVTPKEHLGLPNRDDVREGVITYKIAAHAADLAKGHPGAHKRDDALSKARFEFRWRDQFNLSLDPERALEYHDETLPAEGAKTAHFCSMCGPKFCSMRISQDIRNYAEENELFTKEDIEKGMKEKAEEFKKSGGTIYQ; translated from the coding sequence ATGTCCACATCCTCATTAAATGAAAAAAACATTTCTATCATGTCTAGCTTCTCAGGCAGCAAAAAAATTTATGTCGAAGGATCAAGATCCGATATTCAGGTTCCTATGCGTGAAATTGAACTAAGTCCTACAACCGGCAGCTTCGGAGAAGAAGATAATCCGCCACTACGTGTCTATGATACGAGCGGGCCTTATACGGACGCTGAATATTCGGTTGATATTTCAAAAGGTCTTCCTGCCATCCGCAGTAAATGGATTCATGAACGAGCGGATGTGGAAGAATATGAAGGTAGAAACATGAAGCCTGAAGATAATGGATATAATGATGAAAATGATCCCCGTACTAATCATCAAGTGTTTCCTAATTTAAAACGAAAACCGATACGTGCAAAACAAGGAGGTAATGTAACACAGCTCCATTATGCAAAACAAGGAATCATTACGCCTGAAATGGAATTTATCGCTATAAGAGAAAATATGGATCCTGCCTTTGTACGCGATGAAGTAGCAAAGGGCCGTGCGATTATACCTGCCAATATAAATCACCCAGAGACAGAACCAATGATTATAGGCCGGAATTTCCATGTTAAGATTAATGCGAATATTGGAAATTCTGCTGTTTCCTCTTCGATTGAAGAAGAGGTGGAGAAAATGACATGGGCAACACGCTGGGGTGCTGATAATATTATGGATTTATCAACAGGTAAAAATATTCATAAAACGCGGGAGTGGATTATTCGAAACTCCGCTGTTCCTGTTGGCACCGTTCCTATTTATCAAGCATTAGAAAAAGTAAATGGAGTTGCCGAAGATCTCACTTGGGAGGTTTATCGTGACACATTGATTGAACAAGCAGAACAAGGCGTGGATTATTTCACCATTCATGCAGGTGTCCTTCTGCGTTATGTACCATTAACAGCAAAACGCCTGACAGGAATTGTCTCCCGGGGCGGCTCGATTATGGCGCAGTGGTGTTTATATCACCATAAAGAAAGCTTTCTATATACTCACTTTGAGGAAATCTGTGAAATAATGAAAACGTATGACATTGCTTTTTCTTTAGGAGATGGCTTGCGCCCGGGGTCAATTGCCGATGCAAATGATGAAGCACAATTTGCGGAGCTGGATACATTAGGTGAGCTGACAAAAATAGCGTGGGAGCATGATGTACAGGTAATGGTGGAAGGCCCAGGGCACGTACCGATGCACCTCATTAAAGAAAACATGGACAAACAGCTGGAAACATGTGAAGAAGCCCCGTTTTATACACTTGGACCGCTGACAACAGACATAGCACCTGGTTATGATCACATTACTTCTGCGATTGGAGCTGCCATGATTGGCTGGTACGGGACAGCGATGCTCTGCTACGTTACACCAAAAGAACATTTAGGCCTCCCAAATAGAGATGACGTTCGGGAAGGGGTTATTACCTATAAAATAGCTGCCCATGCTGCTGATTTAGCAAAAGGCCATCCAGGCGCTCATAAAAGAGATGATGCTCTATCAAAAGCGCGCTTTGAATTCCGGTGGAGAGATCAGTTTAATTTATCTTTAGATCCGGAACGGGCTTTAGAATATCATGATGAAACGTTACCAGCAGAAGGTGCTAAAACAGCCCACTTCTGTTCGATGTGCGGACCAAAATTCTGCAGTATGAGAATTTCTCAAGATATTCGTAATTATGCTGAGGAAAATGAGCTTTTTACGAAGGAAGATATTGAAAAAGGGATGAAAGAAAAAGCGGAAGAATTTAAGAAGTCTGGGGGCACTATTTATCAGTAA
- a CDS encoding uroporphyrinogen-III synthase, with translation MSRQLTGYTILVTRPARQASGFARLIEEKGGTARVLPLIHTLREQEQWNKQLRKLEELSFDWIVFTSANAVRFFQEALKESEAALIHNAHIAAVGQKTAKALEEAGWQIDLIPDHFYAEELAEQLRNKTNVGDHILWPKSSRARNVIPSVLREAGALVTEMPLYTSAPVYENKQILRQLIQEKRLDVLTFTSPSAVKTFCDFLSGLEDSLWKSIPVICIGPVTEKEASNQGFMRIRTAEPYTIKGMLHALLSMDKC, from the coding sequence ATGAGTCGGCAGCTTACCGGGTACACCATCTTAGTAACAAGACCTGCCCGGCAAGCATCAGGTTTCGCACGGTTAATCGAAGAAAAGGGGGGGACGGCTAGAGTTCTTCCCTTAATTCATACCTTGCGCGAACAAGAGCAATGGAACAAGCAGCTGAGAAAATTGGAAGAGCTCTCTTTTGATTGGATTGTTTTTACTAGCGCTAATGCTGTACGTTTTTTTCAAGAAGCCCTTAAAGAAAGCGAAGCAGCCTTAATACATAACGCACATATTGCAGCAGTGGGGCAAAAAACAGCAAAAGCTCTTGAGGAAGCTGGCTGGCAAATTGACTTGATCCCGGATCATTTTTATGCTGAAGAGTTAGCTGAACAGCTCAGAAATAAAACGAATGTTGGAGATCATATTTTATGGCCAAAAAGTTCTCGAGCTAGAAATGTTATCCCTTCTGTCTTAAGAGAAGCAGGTGCTCTTGTTACAGAGATGCCGTTATATACGAGTGCGCCTGTATATGAAAATAAACAAATATTACGCCAATTGATTCAAGAAAAACGTTTAGATGTCTTGACGTTTACCAGCCCTTCAGCGGTGAAAACCTTCTGCGATTTTCTTAGCGGGCTCGAAGATTCTTTGTGGAAAAGCATCCCGGTCATCTGTATCGGTCCTGTCACTGAAAAGGAAGCGAGTAATCAAGGTTTTATGAGAATAAGAACAGCTGAACCTTATACAATAAAAGGAATGCTGCATGCTCTGTTATCAATGGATAAATGCTGA
- a CDS encoding cytochrome C assembly family protein yields MVAAAGVIYVVTIVLYSLSVLGYFIDFMQNNRKVNRIAFWLLSIVWVLQTIFFFIRALEYDRLPVITPFEGLFFYAWLLITLSLVINRFFRMDFLVFFTNVVGFVMMAFSLFTPDGDVPTELNDLLISELLVVHITLILLSYAAFTMAFVFAAMYTLQHQLLKRKQWGKKLLRLENLPKMERLSFFMTLFGVPCMLLGLILGLVWASIQLHELPWLDAKVLGSASVLIVYSIYLYLWAVRQRRGYNMTLLNLAGFLLVLINYFLSGELTDFHFWYF; encoded by the coding sequence ATGGTTGCTGCAGCCGGTGTTATCTATGTTGTAACCATTGTGTTATACAGCCTTAGCGTATTAGGATATTTTATTGACTTTATGCAGAACAACCGGAAGGTGAACCGTATCGCCTTCTGGTTGCTTTCTATTGTCTGGGTGCTGCAAACGATCTTTTTCTTCATCCGGGCGCTGGAATATGACAGACTGCCCGTGATTACTCCATTTGAAGGGCTGTTTTTTTATGCCTGGCTGCTAATCACCTTATCGTTAGTCATTAACCGATTTTTCCGTATGGATTTTCTCGTATTTTTCACTAACGTAGTCGGATTTGTGATGATGGCTTTCAGTCTGTTCACGCCGGATGGAGACGTGCCAACTGAGTTGAATGACTTGCTGATATCAGAATTATTAGTCGTTCACATTACACTGATTCTATTGTCATATGCCGCCTTTACGATGGCTTTTGTTTTTGCAGCAATGTATACCCTTCAGCATCAGTTATTAAAAAGGAAACAATGGGGTAAAAAGTTATTAAGGCTTGAGAATTTGCCTAAAATGGAAAGACTGTCTTTTTTTATGACATTGTTTGGGGTTCCATGTATGCTGCTCGGGTTAATTTTAGGATTAGTGTGGGCATCCATTCAGCTTCATGAGCTGCCCTGGCTGGACGCAAAAGTACTCGGTTCGGCGTCTGTATTGATCGTATACAGTATTTACCTATATCTATGGGCCGTCAGACAACGCAGAGGTTACAATATGACATTGTTAAACCTGGCAGGGTTTTTATTAGTGTTAATTAATTACTTTTTGTCAGGGGAACTAACAGATTTTCACTTCTGGTATTTTTAA
- the hemC gene encoding hydroxymethylbilane synthase, producing MRTIVLGTRKSNLAMKQTEWVISELKKLDLPYNYEIKKIVTKGDKILDVTLSKVGGKGLFVKEIEQAMEDKEIDIAVHSMKDMPGELQDGFTIGAITNRVDPRDAFIANDHIRLEDLPEGSVVGTSSLRRSAQLLAHRPDLNVQWIRGNIETRLRKLREENFDAIILASAGLERMGWGGDLVTEYLEPDVCIPAVGQGALGLECRNDDKEVLDLLAHLNDEAVRKRVTAERAFLQAVEGGCQVPIGGYATLEEDGEVELTALVGSPDGKVILKETRRGADPEQVGRDAAHLLLEQGAKEILDKVKRELDNQ from the coding sequence ATGCGCACCATTGTATTAGGAACAAGAAAAAGCAACTTGGCGATGAAGCAGACAGAATGGGTTATCAGCGAATTGAAAAAGTTAGATCTTCCCTACAATTACGAAATAAAAAAGATTGTCACTAAGGGTGATAAAATTCTTGATGTCACTCTTTCTAAAGTGGGAGGAAAAGGCTTGTTTGTTAAAGAAATTGAACAGGCCATGGAAGATAAAGAAATTGATATTGCCGTACACAGTATGAAAGATATGCCTGGTGAGCTGCAGGACGGTTTTACAATTGGGGCGATAACAAACCGTGTCGATCCGCGGGACGCTTTCATTGCAAATGACCATATACGTTTAGAAGACCTTCCGGAAGGCTCTGTTGTTGGAACGAGCAGTTTGCGCCGTTCTGCCCAGCTCCTTGCCCACCGGCCGGATCTTAATGTGCAATGGATACGTGGTAATATTGAAACAAGGCTCCGTAAACTGCGTGAAGAAAATTTTGATGCGATCATTTTGGCTTCGGCCGGTTTAGAGAGAATGGGCTGGGGCGGAGACCTCGTAACAGAGTATCTTGAACCAGACGTGTGCATTCCTGCAGTCGGTCAAGGTGCTTTAGGGCTTGAGTGCAGAAATGATGATAAAGAAGTATTAGATTTGCTTGCTCATTTAAACGATGAAGCGGTAAGAAAAAGAGTGACAGCGGAACGGGCCTTTTTGCAAGCAGTAGAAGGCGGCTGCCAGGTGCCAATCGGCGGTTATGCTACATTAGAGGAAGATGGTGAGGTAGAATTAACTGCTCTTGTCGGTTCGCCTGATGGAAAAGTGATTTTAAAGGAAACAAGACGCGGAGCTGACCCTGAACAAGTCGGCCGGGATGCGGCTCATCTTCTTTTAGAACAAGGAGCGAAAGAAATTTTAGATAAAGTGAAAAGAGAGCTGGATAACCAATGA
- a CDS encoding MFS transporter, with the protein MASKNNSSSSSAGKQTLPVNPPFFYGWIIVLIGGLGAFFSGPGQTFTFSVFIDAYIKDFSASRTVISSIYSAATLCAGFTLFLIGRLIDKKGQRFIAAAVGTMLGIACFWNSMLLGPIMMFIGFYMLRLFGQGSMTLVPNTLVPQWFDKQRGRALSFMTLGILISAAALPPVNLYLIETWGWRFAWQFWGVLLLILFVPLAIIFIRNKPEDVGLLPDNAGKGVEQAEAAAASAKKRKASSWSIKEAVRSRQFWFALLCAAVPALINTGIMIHLFSILGEKGIDRTVIAFLLSLMPIAGFIFTLAAGFIVEKLPVHHLYAVSFLLNAGTLVLLIYAQQIWLIVIYIILWGIFDGTTKICNNIIWPNYFGLENLGKLKSMATTTVVIGSALGPLPFGMAFDHFGRYNEILWIMMILPLAASVLALLSPPPVKKE; encoded by the coding sequence ATGGCTAGCAAGAACAACTCATCCTCGTCTTCAGCAGGAAAACAAACCCTCCCGGTGAATCCTCCATTTTTTTATGGATGGATTATTGTACTTATTGGCGGCTTAGGAGCGTTTTTCTCCGGTCCGGGGCAGACCTTTACATTTTCTGTTTTCATAGATGCCTATATTAAAGATTTTTCGGCCTCAAGAACTGTCATATCAAGCATATATTCAGCAGCAACATTATGTGCTGGCTTTACCTTATTTTTAATTGGAAGATTAATTGATAAAAAAGGGCAGCGTTTTATAGCTGCCGCTGTTGGAACCATGCTGGGGATAGCTTGCTTTTGGAATAGTATGCTGCTTGGTCCGATTATGATGTTTATTGGGTTTTATATGCTTCGTCTATTCGGGCAAGGTTCCATGACATTAGTACCGAATACTCTCGTGCCTCAATGGTTTGATAAACAACGCGGACGGGCGCTCAGCTTTATGACGCTTGGCATCCTTATTAGTGCTGCTGCTCTTCCTCCTGTTAATTTGTATTTAATTGAAACATGGGGCTGGCGCTTTGCATGGCAATTTTGGGGAGTACTATTACTGATTCTATTTGTGCCGCTCGCTATTATTTTCATACGTAATAAACCAGAGGATGTAGGACTGCTTCCAGATAATGCTGGTAAAGGGGTGGAGCAAGCAGAAGCAGCCGCGGCTTCTGCCAAAAAAAGAAAAGCCTCTTCATGGTCAATAAAAGAGGCCGTTCGATCTAGACAGTTTTGGTTTGCTCTGCTTTGCGCAGCCGTTCCAGCATTAATCAACACGGGAATTATGATACATCTGTTTTCTATTCTTGGAGAAAAAGGAATAGACCGGACGGTTATCGCCTTTTTATTAAGTCTTATGCCGATAGCAGGATTTATTTTCACACTTGCAGCAGGGTTCATTGTGGAAAAACTGCCTGTGCATCACTTATATGCCGTTAGCTTTCTGTTAAACGCAGGCACCCTTGTTCTTTTAATTTATGCTCAACAGATTTGGTTGATTGTTATTTACATTATTCTTTGGGGTATTTTCGACGGCACGACAAAAATATGCAACAATATTATTTGGCCGAATTATTTCGGATTGGAAAATTTAGGGAAGCTCAAAAGTATGGCCACTACCACCGTTGTTATTGGATCAGCACTTGGACCGCTGCCGTTTGGAATGGCATTTGATCACTTTGGAAGATACAATGAAATCTTGTGGATTATGATGATTCTCCCTCTTGCAGCTAGTGTGCTGGCCCTATTGTCACCGCCGCCGGTTAAAAAGGAATAA